In Blattabacterium cuenoti, the genomic window AAAAAGTAGTAAAGGAAATGAAAATGTACAAGATGTAGATTATGAAGAAGTAAAATAAAAAAGTTGAGAAAGGGAGTCTATTATAATGGAATAATAGAAATTTTAGTTTCTCCTCCAGTAACTTTTTCTCCCTTTTTCACTAAAATTATAGAGTTTAGTGGTAAGAATACATCTACTCTAGATCCAAATTTAATAAATCCAAATTCATCTCCTTTTTTTACTATGGAATTTTTTTTTGCATAAATAATAATACGTCTAGCTAAAAAACCAGCTATTTGTCGAAATAATATTTTTTTTCCTTTATTTGTTTCTACTACTGTTGTAGTATGCTCATTTTGTAATGATGATTTAGGAAGAAAAGCTATGATATATTTTCCAGTATGATATTTTACATAAATAATTTTTCCAGAAACAGGGAATCTATTAACATGGACATTAAAAGGAGACATAAAAATGGAAATACATATGCAATTTCTATTTAAAAATTCGTTTTCAAAAATTTTTTTTATATCTAAAATTTTCCCATCAGCAGGAGAAATGACTATTTCTTTATTATTATTGTAATTGTTTTCATAAATTTCATAAAAATTTCTTTTTGGATTTCTAAAAAAGAAAACTAAAAAAAGATAAAATATAATAAAACAAACTGATAAAAAAATACAAATTAATCTAGATAATAAAAAGAAAAAAATAATTATCAATAATAGTATTATTATCAATGAGTACCCTAAAAATGGAATTCCTTCTTTATGAATCATGATTATAAAATTTTATAAATAAATCATGAATATTTTTTATGATTTTATTTTCTAAATAAAATAAGACTAGTAACTATAGTAGCTATAATAGGAATAACAAAAATAAAACTATCTAATCTATCTAAAAATCCACCATGTCCAGGAAGCCAAATTCCTGAATTTTTTACACTATAAGATCTTTTAATACTAGATTCTACAAGATCTCCAATAGTAGAAAAAATAGGAACAGTAAGAGATAAAATAAACCAATATTTTTTTCCCCATATTTTGTACAATAAGAACCCTAACATTAAGCAAAAAAATAAACCTCCAACAACTCCTTCTATTGATTTTTTAGGAGAAATAGATGTAGCTATTTTTCTTTTTCCCCATTTTTTTCCTATTAAATAGGATAAAGAATCATTTGTCCATATTAAGATAAATACACCTAAAATTAATTGTTTTCCATTATACCTGTATATATAAGATGCTAAATAAAATGGAAGAGTAATATACATTAATCCAAAAATGAGATTACTAATTTGTTCTATTTTTTCTTTTCTAGAATGTTTTTTAGAAAATAATTGAATAACAAGAAAAATTATAGAATAAGGAATAAAACAAATTATATATGGAATTAATCCTTTTTCTTTTTCTATAAAAAGGTCCATAAGAATAGAAAATAAAAAAAATAAAGAAGTAATTTTAATTAAAATTGTATTTGTTTTTAATATTAATAAAAATTCGAATAAACAAAAAAAAGATAATATCATCATTACTATTCTAAAAGTTTTTTCCCCTTTTTCAATAGAAAAAATGATTGAAATAACATAAATTAAACCAGTAAAAAATCTTATTAGAAAGTCTAAATCTTTCTTTTTTTTCATTACATGAAATAAATAAAAATAATAAATCTCAAGGAGAAGATATGTTTCCAACAGAACTTAACATATCACCAATTTCATCAGGATAAGGTCTTTCTCCAAAAATTTTTTTCAAATCTTCTCTAAAGATAACCTCTTTTTCTAATAATTCATTGGCTAATATGGATAATTTTTTTTCATTATTTTTTAATATTTTTTTAGCTCTTTGATATTGCTCTGTTATAATTTTAGATATTTCTTCATCTATAATTTGAGCTGTTTTTTCACTATAAGGTTTGGAAAAAGAAAATTCGTTTTGTCCTGTAGAATCATAATAAGAAACATTTCCAATTTTTTCATTCAATCCAAAAATAGCTACCATTGATTGAGCTTGTTTAGTTACTCTTTCTAAATCATTCAATGCTCCAGTAGAAATACTACTAAAAATTATTTCTTCAGCAGACCTTCCCGCTAACAATGCACATATTTCATCTTTCATTTGTTCTGGTGTCGTTAATTGTCTTTCCTCTGGTAAATACCATGCGGATCCCAAAGATCTTCCTCTTGGAACTATAGTTACTTTGACTAAAGGAGCTGCATGTTCTAATAACCAACTAATTGTAGCATGTCCAGCTTCATGATAAGCAATTCGTTTTTTTTCATTTGGTTTTATAATTTTGTTCTTTTTTTCTAAACCTCCAATAATACGATCTATTGCATCAAGAAAATCTTGATTTTCTATTTGAGATCTATCTTTTCTTGCAGCAATAAGTGCAGATTCATTACAAACATTGGCGATATCTGCTCCACTAAATCCTGGAGTTTGTCTAGATAAAAAATCTATATCTACATTATTAGATAATATTAATTTTTTGAGATGAACACGAAATATCTCTTTTCTTTCATTTAATTCAGGTGGATCCACTAATATAGTACGATCGAAACGTCCAGGACGAAGTAAAGCTTTATCTAAAATATCAGATCTATTGGTAGCGGCTAATACAATTACATTAGTGTGAGTTCCAAATCCATCCATTTCTGTTAAAAGTTGATTTAAAGTATTTTCTCTTTCATCATTTGCTCCAGCTATACTACTTTTTCCACGAGCTCTTCCTATAGCATCTATTTCATCAATAAATATTATACACGGAGATTTTTCTTTAGCTTTTTCAAATAAATCTCTTACCCTAGATGCCCCCACACCTACAAACATTTCTACAAAATCAGATCCTGATAAAGAAAAAAATGGAACTTTTGCCTCTCCAGCTACAGCTTTTGCTAGTAAAGTTTTTCCTGTCCCTGGTGGCCCTATCAATAAAGCTCCTTTAGGGATTTTTCCTCCAAGTTTAGTATATTTTTGAGGACTTTTTAAAAATTCCACGATTTCTTGAACTTCTTCTTTAGCACCTTCTAAACCAGCCACATCTTTAAATGTTATTTTTACATTATCGTTTTCGTCAAATAATTTTGCCCTAGATTTTCCTATATTAAATATTTGACTTCCAGGTCCTCCACTAGTAGATCCTATTCTTCTAAATAAAAAGATCCAAAAAATGATTAATAATATAAAAAATATACCATAGTCAAAGAAAAATTTGGTAATGGTATATTCTTGTTGATTTTTAAAATCAATAATAGTATTTAAATCGTATTTTTTTTTATACTCTTCAAATTTTTTTTGAAAAAATTGCAAATCTCCTATTTCAAATTCATATTGCAATGGTTGAGAGATAAACCTTTTTTCATTTTCATTATTTTTAATACTATTTTGAGTAGGATTATCATCATTAAGAAATTCTTTTTTAAGATAAACATATACTATTTCTTTATGTTTTACTATAATTTTCTGAACTTTTCCTCTCGATAAAATATCAAAAAAAGTATCCTGATCTATTTTTCTTGGATTAGAAAAAGAAGATTTAAAAAAAAATATTCCTAAAAGTATAGCAAATATGACTGCATATACCCAAAAAAAGTTATTTTTACTTTTTATTTTTTTATCTATCATATAGGTTTATCCATTAAATAAAAACCTGAATTATATTTTTATAAATTTGAATTCCAAAGATCTTCTATATCATAATATAATCTTAGCTTTTTTTGAAAAATATGAACAACAATAGAAATATAATCAACTAAAATCCATTCTCTATTTTTCAATCCTTCTACATGCCAAGGTTTTTTCTGTAATTTTTCAATTGTAATTCTTTCTATAGATTGAAAAATAGCATACACTTGATTATGAGAAGATCCATTACAAATAACAAAATAATCACAAATAAAGTTTTTTCTATTTTTAAAATTTATAACAGATATATCCTTCCCTTTAACCATTTGAATCCCTTCTATGATTTGATCTAATAACAAAACAAAAATTATTTATTAATAAAATAAGTAAATATTTCTTTTATTAAATTTATTTCAAAAAACAAAAATAAGGTTTTCGTTTTAAAGAAGTTAAATTTTCCAATATAAAATATTTATAAAACATTTTGAAAAAATTTATTTGGCCTATAAATCTAATTATATTAAATGAAATTGATTCTACCAATCTGTATGCTAAAAAATATATTCATTACAATAAATATAATTGGATAGTCATTTGGACAATGAATCAAACTAAAGGAATAGGGATGAATAAAAATTCATGGTATACAGAAAAAAAAAGGGATTTGACTTTTAGTATTGTTTTTAGACCTATTAATACTTTATATATAAAAAAAATATATATCATAAATATTATTATAAGCAATGCTATGCATAAATTTTTGTCTGAATATTATAATAAAAAAAATAAAGAACAAATTTGGATTAAATGGCCTAATGATATAATCATAAATAATAAAAAAGTAAGTGGAATTTTAATAGAAAATAGTTTTTTTTTAAAAAAAGTTCATACTATTATTGTTGGTATAGGTTTAAATGTTTATCAAAAACAATTAAAAGAAGGATGGAATGCTTCTTCTTTAGAAAAGATTTTTAATATAAACTTTGATTTAGATTACCTTCTTCATAATATTATATATTTCATACAAAAAGAGTATCTCATTTTTACAAAAAATGGAGAAAAATTCATACGAGAATATTATATAGATCATTTATATTTAAAAGATATAATCTCTCTTTTTTATATTTATAAAACAAAAAATTATATTGTTGGAATAATACGATCTATAACAGATCAAGGATTTTTGGTAATTGAATTTAATAATAGATTACATTTTTTTTATCATAAAGAAATAAAATTTCTTATTATATAATATTGTTATTCTTTTTAATAAAGAAATAAAATTTCTTATTATATAATATTGTTATTCTTTTTATTTGTGATTTTTTTTATCATACTTTTCCAATAATTACGTTTTATAACTTTTTTTTCTTGAATTTTTATAAAAATTTTTTTTTCATCCAACATCAATTCTTTGATAAAAAAGAAAAATCCAATATTAATTATATTAGATATAAAATAATATAGCGATAAAGCAGATGCATAACTATTTATAAATAAAAGCATCACAATAGGCATTAAATATAATAAAAAGTTCATATCGGGAATAGAAGAACTACTATCATTTTGAGAAAAATCTTTTCTTCCGTTACTGCTCAATTTTGTATAAATTAACAATGCTAAAGAATACAATAAAGTAAGTAAACTAACATGATTTCCATAAAAAGGAATAAAAAAAGGTAATTTCAAAATTGAATCATATGAGGTAAGATCTTCTACCCATAAAAAAGATTTTCCTCTCAAATTGATTATAGTAGGAAAAAATTTAAATAAAGAATAAAAAATAGGAATCTGAAATAATGTAGAGATACATCCAGACATTGGATTAATCCCCGCATTATGATATAACTCCATTATAGCTCTTTGTTTTTTGAAAACATTTTCTCTATATTTTTGATTTAACTTATCTATTTCCGGACGAATCAATTTCATCATGGCGCTTAATTTATATTGTTTGTAAGTAATTGGTGATAATATAAGTTTTACAACTACAGTCATTAAAATAATAATAACTCCATAATTTAAATTTGTTTTCTCCAAAAATTGAAAAATTATTAAGAAAAAATATTTGTTGATCCATTTAAGAAAACCCCATCCAAATGGAATAATATTTTCAAATCCATTTTTATATTTTTTTAATAAATTTAAGTCTAAAGGACCAAAATAAAAACGAAAAGAAAAATGAAATTCCTCATTTTGAACCGTATTTATAAATGTTTGTAATTGAATTCTTTTCAAAGAAGATCCTGTAGAAAAATTTTCAGATCTAATGATAACATTTTTTAATATTTTTTCTGGAATAAATATAAAAGAAAAAAATTGTTGTTTATGAGCTATCCAATTTGTTTCAAAAATATTTTTATCTTCTGTTTTTTTCTCAGATAAATATTTTACATAAAAGGATTTATTTCTATTGTCATTAGGAATAGAATAATACACTTGAGTATAAGAATTTTCCCAATCTCTATCCTTTTCCAAAGACAAAATTTGATGTTCTAAATTTAGATAAGTTCCTTTCAGAAAAGGAAAAAAATTTTTAGTTTGAATAGAAAAACCAACATCATACTGATTTTTTTCTCCTATTGTATATATATAGTCTAAAAATCCTTTTCCATAAGGATTTTTAGCTCTCATAATAAGAGTATTAATTCCTAATTTTTTATTTTTATCTAATAAAAAAGGTTTAAAATGTAAAGTATTTGTATCAATATTTAATCCTTTCTGGTTAAAAAAAGATAATTTATATCGAAAACTAGAATCTTTTATTAAATAAAGACTTTTAGCATGATATGATGATAAAGAATCATAGGCTTTGTATTTCTTTAAAAGAACTTCATGAATTTCCCCTCCTAAACTAGATATCTTAAGTCTTAAAACATTATTTTCTAATAAAAAAAAATCATTTTTTTTTCTTTTTTCTGTAAAAAAAGTATTCTTTTTTAGGATAAATTTTTGATGGTTAAAATTTAATTTTTTGGAATTTTCATTATTATTATTAAAATAAGTAAAAATTGTTAAAACAAATAATATAAGAATTAATCCTATTATATAGCTGTAATCTAAACTTTTATCCTTCATAAGAATTATGAGAATCTGTAGATACTTGTACAAAAGTAGTAAATAAAGGATGAGGATTAGTTACTGTACTCTGATACTCTGGATGATATTGAACACCTAGGAAAAAAATATGATCTTCTAACTCTAATGCTTCTACTAAACCTGTATCTGGATTGGTTCCAACTATTTTCATACCAGCTTCGGAAAAATATTCTAAATAATTATTGTTAAATTCATATCGATGACGGTGTCTTTCAAAAATTTCTTTTTTTCCTCCATAAATAGAAAATATTTTAGATCCTTCTACAAGAGTACATTTCCAATTTCCTAAACGCATTGTTCCTCCTGTGTGAGTTAATTTTTTTTGTTTCTCCATTAAACTTATTACTGGATGAGATGTATTAGGATTCGTTTCACAGCTTTCTGCCTTTTTTAATCCTAATACATTTCTAGCAAATTCTATGACAGCAATTTGCATTCCCAGACATATTCCAAAATATGGAATTTTATTTTCTCTTGCATATTTTGCTGCTAATATTTTTCCTTCTATCCCTCTATTTCCAAATCCTGGAGCAACTAAAATTCCTGAAATTCCTTTAAAATATTCTTTTATATTTTTTTCTTTTATCATTTCTGAATAAATCCATTTTATATTAACATAAGTTTCATTTTCTGTTCCTGCATGAATTAAAGCCTCTGTAATTGATTTGTAAGAATCATGTAAAGAAACATATTTTCCAACTAACGCTATTTTCGTTTCATGTTTTGGATTTTTATATTTTTTAATAAAAATTTTCCATTTTTTTAAATCTGGAGTAATAAGAGTAGATAAATTCAAATGATTTAAGACCACTTCATCAAAATTTTGCAAATATAATAAATAAGGTATTTCATATATAATTTTAGTATCTATTGATTCAATAACATGTTTTTGTTTCACATTACAAAACAAGGCTAATTTTTTTCTAATACTATCGGATATATGTTTTTCTGTCCTGCAGACTATAATATCTGCTTGTATTCCATTTTCCATTAGATTTCTAACGGAATGCTGTGTTGGTTTTGTTTTAATTTCTCCAGTAACTGTAATATGTGGAAGTAATGTCAAATGAATAACCAATCCATTAAACTTTCCTAATTCCCATTTTAGCTGACGGACTGATTCAACATAAGGTAAACTTTCTATATCTCCTACAGTTCCTCCTATTTCAGTAATGATAATATCATAATTATTGGATTCTCCAAGTACTTTTATTCGTCTTTTAATCTCATTAGTAATATGAGGAATAACTTGGACTGTTTTTCCTAAATAGTTTCCTTTTCTTTCATTATCTATCACAGTTTTATATATTAAACCTGATGTTACGTTATTTTTTTTGGTTGTAGGTTGATTTAAAAATCGTTCATAATGTCCTAAATCTAAATCAGTCTCAGCTCCATCTTTAGTAACAAAACATTCTCCATGTTCATAAGGATTTAAAGTTCCTGGATCTATATTAAAATAAGGATCCAATTTTAATATTGAAATCTTATATCCTCTTGCTTTTAACAACATCCCTAATGAAGCAGATACAATTCCTTTTCCCAAAGAAGAGGTAACTCCTCCTGTAACAAAAATATATTTTGTTTCCATTAAAATAAAAATAAAACGAAAAAATTAAACAGGTTCTAATCTTTTTAAAAAAAAATTAATGATAAAAAATAAAAATTTATAATTTTTTTTTATATATTTACCAAACTTGGAGCAAGTCCTACACAATCAGCTCCCTATAAATCCTCCAGGGTGGGAACACAGCAAAGGAAATTAGGTAGTAGCGATGTGATGTAGTCAAGCTTGCTCCTTTTATATTATATTAAATATAATAGA contains:
- a CDS encoding CTP synthase; the protein is METKYIFVTGGVTSSLGKGIVSASLGMLLKARGYKISILKLDPYFNIDPGTLNPYEHGECFVTKDGAETDLDLGHYERFLNQPTTKKNNVTSGLIYKTVIDNERKGNYLGKTVQVIPHITNEIKRRIKVLGESNNYDIIITEIGGTVGDIESLPYVESVRQLKWELGKFNGLVIHLTLLPHITVTGEIKTKPTQHSVRNLMENGIQADIIVCRTEKHISDSIRKKLALFCNVKQKHVIESIDTKIIYEIPYLLYLQNFDEVVLNHLNLSTLITPDLKKWKIFIKKYKNPKHETKIALVGKYVSLHDSYKSITEALIHAGTENETYVNIKWIYSEMIKEKNIKEYFKGISGILVAPGFGNRGIEGKILAAKYARENKIPYFGICLGMQIAVIEFARNVLGLKKAESCETNPNTSHPVISLMEKQKKLTHTGGTMRLGNWKCTLVEGSKIFSIYGGKKEIFERHRHRYEFNNNYLEYFSEAGMKIVGTNPDTGLVEALELEDHIFFLGVQYHPEYQSTVTNPHPLFTTFVQVSTDSHNSYEG
- a CDS encoding phosphatidylserine decarboxylase family protein — its product is MIHKEGIPFLGYSLIIILLLIIIFFFLLSRLICIFLSVCFIIFYLFLVFFFRNPKRNFYEIYENNYNNNKEIVISPADGKILDIKKIFENEFLNRNCICISIFMSPFNVHVNRFPVSGKIIYVKYHTGKYIIAFLPKSSLQNEHTTTVVETNKGKKILFRQIAGFLARRIIIYAKKNSIVKKGDEFGFIKFGSRVDVFLPLNSIILVKKGEKVTGGETKISIIPL
- a CDS encoding YidC/Oxa1 family insertase periplasmic-domain containing protein; this encodes MKDKSLDYSYIIGLILILFVLTIFTYFNNNNENSKKLNFNHQKFILKKNTFFTEKRKKNDFFLLENNVLRLKISSLGGEIHEVLLKKYKAYDSLSSYHAKSLYLIKDSSFRYKLSFFNQKGLNIDTNTLHFKPFLLDKNKKLGINTLIMRAKNPYGKGFLDYIYTIGEKNQYDVGFSIQTKNFFPFLKGTYLNLEHQILSLEKDRDWENSYTQVYYSIPNDNRNKSFYVKYLSEKKTEDKNIFETNWIAHKQQFFSFIFIPEKILKNVIIRSENFSTGSSLKRIQLQTFINTVQNEEFHFSFRFYFGPLDLNLLKKYKNGFENIIPFGWGFLKWINKYFFLIIFQFLEKTNLNYGVIIILMTVVVKLILSPITYKQYKLSAMMKLIRPEIDKLNQKYRENVFKKQRAIMELYHNAGINPMSGCISTLFQIPIFYSLFKFFPTIINLRGKSFLWVEDLTSYDSILKLPFFIPFYGNHVSLLTLLYSLALLIYTKLSSNGRKDFSQNDSSSSIPDMNFLLYLMPIVMLLFINSYASALSLYYFISNIINIGFFFFIKELMLDEKKIFIKIQEKKVIKRNYWKSMIKKITNKKNNNII
- the rsfS gene encoding ribosome silencing factor, with the protein product MLLDQIIEGIQMVKGKDISVINFKNRKNFICDYFVICNGSSHNQVYAIFQSIERITIEKLQKKPWHVEGLKNREWILVDYISIVVHIFQKKLRLYYDIEDLWNSNL
- a CDS encoding biotin--[acetyl-CoA-carboxylase] ligase; translated protein: MKKFIWPINLIILNEIDSTNLYAKKYIHYNKYNWIVIWTMNQTKGIGMNKNSWYTEKKRDLTFSIVFRPINTLYIKKIYIINIIISNAMHKFLSEYYNKKNKEQIWIKWPNDIIINNKKVSGILIENSFFLKKVHTIIVGIGLNVYQKQLKEGWNASSLEKIFNINFDLDYLLHNIIYFIQKEYLIFTKNGEKFIREYYIDHLYLKDIISLFYIYKTKNYIVGIIRSITDQGFLVIEFNNRLHFFYHKEIKFLII
- the ftsH gene encoding ATP-dependent zinc metalloprotease FtsH — protein: MIDKKIKSKNNFFWVYAVIFAILLGIFFFKSSFSNPRKIDQDTFFDILSRGKVQKIIVKHKEIVYVYLKKEFLNDDNPTQNSIKNNENEKRFISQPLQYEFEIGDLQFFQKKFEEYKKKYDLNTIIDFKNQQEYTITKFFFDYGIFFILLIIFWIFLFRRIGSTSGGPGSQIFNIGKSRAKLFDENDNVKITFKDVAGLEGAKEEVQEIVEFLKSPQKYTKLGGKIPKGALLIGPPGTGKTLLAKAVAGEAKVPFFSLSGSDFVEMFVGVGASRVRDLFEKAKEKSPCIIFIDEIDAIGRARGKSSIAGANDERENTLNQLLTEMDGFGTHTNVIVLAATNRSDILDKALLRPGRFDRTILVDPPELNERKEIFRVHLKKLILSNNVDIDFLSRQTPGFSGADIANVCNESALIAARKDRSQIENQDFLDAIDRIIGGLEKKNKIIKPNEKKRIAYHEAGHATISWLLEHAAPLVKVTIVPRGRSLGSAWYLPEERQLTTPEQMKDEICALLAGRSAEEIIFSSISTGALNDLERVTKQAQSMVAIFGLNEKIGNVSYYDSTGQNEFSFSKPYSEKTAQIIDEEISKIITEQYQRAKKILKNNEKKLSILANELLEKEVIFREDLKKIFGERPYPDEIGDMLSSVGNISSP
- a CDS encoding phosphatidate cytidylyltransferase, whose amino-acid sequence is MKKKKDLDFLIRFFTGLIYVISIIFSIEKGEKTFRIVMMILSFFCLFEFLLILKTNTILIKITSLFFLFSILMDLFIEKEKGLIPYIICFIPYSIIFLVIQLFSKKHSRKEKIEQISNLIFGLMYITLPFYLASYIYRYNGKQLILGVFILIWTNDSLSYLIGKKWGKRKIATSISPKKSIEGVVGGLFFCLMLGFLLYKIWGKKYWFILSLTVPIFSTIGDLVESSIKRSYSVKNSGIWLPGHGGFLDRLDSFIFVIPIIATIVTSLILFRK